One genomic region from Equus asinus isolate D_3611 breed Donkey chromosome 10, EquAss-T2T_v2, whole genome shotgun sequence encodes:
- the TMEM8B gene encoding transmembrane protein 8B isoform X3, which translates to MLFSVLGPGAGGLFLTDYSTCSPRKLSPFRSFASAELFHFHVPEDTFLAVWNLIIFKEQGGTFGDHCPDQSVTVYFRSGAPPVINPLHTHFPGDTAVPGVFSLTLSWTLPNRTSGIFNVSSPLPGDWFLAAHLPQAHGHISVKGLQDECQYLLQPQLIVRRLLDVAVLVPGRPSEQTLSPHNRSALYKVFVPSFTYRVSAQLVCVGGRGASTCPVTLRLRPKAPPLHNSSSMACGGASICQLELALPPWGHWVYVRVETPSRGPGRTIRFQLCVRLQECPQPSLSRALVPGAAMNMPQSLGNQPLPPEPPSFGATVEGAGATSLPEHCWPVRPTLRNELDAFSVHFYIFFGPSVALPPERPAVFALRLLPVLDSGGVLSLELQLNASSLHQENVTVFACLTHEVPLSLGDAAVTCSKESFAGFLLSVSATSRAARLRIPFPQTGTWFLTLRSLCGAGPRFVRCRNATAEVRLRTFLSPCVDDCGPYGQCKLLRTHNYLYAACECKAGWRGWGCTDSADALTYGFQLLSTLLLCLSNLMFLPPVVLAIRSRYVLEAAVYTFTMFFSTFYHACDQPGIVVFCIMDYDVLQFCDFLGSLMSVWVTVIAMARLQPVVKQVLYLLGAMLLSMALQLDRHGLWNLLGPSLFALGILATAWCAASAAGTATHPRGAAGSSTCARAASLPAVPSYSMLSWRPETTTSTFTAFGTCSSLAVWASCCPLVPRLTTGSHLEPGPGAAVTSCASMSRRSWVLWAREGLLSAASVPAEWGLGPGPWGT; encoded by the exons ATGCTCTTCTCTGTCCTTGGCCCAGGGGCTG GAGGCCTCTTCCTGACCGACTACTCCACCTGCTCACCCCGCAAGCTGAGTCCCTTCCGTTCCTTTGCCAGCGCTGAGCTCTTCCACTTCCACGTTCCTGAGGATACGTTCCTGGCTGTTTGGAACCTCATCATCTTCAAGGAGCAGGGGGGGACCTTTGGGGACCACTGCCCAGACCAAAGTGTGACTGT GTATTTCCGGTCTGGTGCACCCCCTGTCATCAATCCTCTGCACACACACTTCCCAGGGGACACGGCTGTGCCTGGGGTTTTCTCACTGACTCTCAGCTGGACGCTGCCCAACCGCACCTCGGGCATCTTTAACGTCAGCAGCCCCTTACCTGGGGACTGGTTCTTGGCTGCCCACCTTCCCCAGGCCCACGGCCACATCTCTGTCAAG GGTCTCCAGGATGAGTGTCAGTACCTGCTTCAGCCGCAGCTGATTGTCCGTCGTTTGCTGGACGTCGCCGTGCTGGTGCCTGGCCGTCCCTCAGAGCAAACCCTCTCTCCCCACAACCGCTCAGCCCTGTACAA GGTCTTTGTGCCCAGCTTCACTTACAGGGTTTCAGCACAGCTGGTGTGCGTGGGGGGCCGTGGGGCATCCACCTGCCCCGTGACACTGCGCCTACGTCCCAAGGCCCCACCCCTGCACAACTCAAGCTCTATGGCCTGTGGCGGTGCCTCCATATGTCAGCTGGAGCTGGCACTGCCCCCCTGGGGGCACTGGGTCTACGTGCGTGTGGAGACACCATCCCGGGGCCCTGGCAGGACCATCCGCTTCCAGCTGTGTGTGCGGTTGCAAG AGTGCCCGCAGCCCAGCCTGTCCCGTGCCCTGGTCCCCGGAGCTGCCATGAACATGCCCCAGTCCCTGGGCAACCAGCCACTGCCCCCAGAGCCGCCATCCTTTGGGGCCACTGTGGAGGGGGCTGGGGCCACATCTCTGCCCGAGCACTGCTGGCCAGTGCGCCCGACGCTGCGCAATGAGCTGGATGCCTTCTCCGTTCACTTCTACATCTTCTTTGGCCCCAGTGTGGCCCTGCCCCCTGAGAGGCCTGCCGTGTTCGCCCTGAGGTTGCTGCCAGTGCTGGACAGCGGAGGCGTCCTCAGCCTGGAGCTCCAGCTTAATGCG AGCTCCCTGCACCAGGAAAACGTGACAGTGTTTGCATGCCTGACTCACGAGGTGCCCTTGAGCCTGGGGGATGCAGCAGTGACCTGTTCCAAAG AGTCCTTCGCCGGCTTCCTCCTTTCGGTCAGTGCCACCTCCAGGGCGGCCAGGCTGCGGATTCCCTTCCCGCAGACGGGGACCTGGTTCCTGACCCTCCGCTCGCTGTGCGGGGCGGGGCCTCG GTTCGTGCGGTGCCGGAACGCGACGGCCGAGGTGCGGCTGCGCACCTTCCTGTCCCCGTGCGTGGACGACTGCGGGCCCTACGGCCAGTGCAAGCTGCTGCGCACGCACAACTACCTGTACGCGGCCTGCGAGTGCAAGGCCG GGTGGCGGGGCTGGGGCTGCACCGACAGTGCCGATGCTCTCACCTACGGATTCCAGCTGCTGTCCACACTTCTGCTCTGCCTGAGCAACCTCATGTTTTTGCCGCCTGTGGTCCTGGCCATTCGGAGCCGATATGTGCTGGAAGCTGCTGTCTACACCTTCACCATGTTCTTCTCCACG TTCTATCATGCCTGTGACCAGCCAGGCATTGTGGTTTTCTGCATCATGGACTATGACGTGCTGCAGTTCTGTGATTTCTTGGGCTCCTTAATGTCCGTGTGGGTCACTGTCATTGCCATGGCTCGTTTACAGCCTGTGGTCAAGCAG GTGCTGTATTTGCTGGGGGCTATGCTGCTGTCCATGGCTCTGCAGCTTGACCGGCATGGACTCTGGAACCTGCTTGGACCCAGTCTATTCGCCTTGGGGATCTTGGCTACAGCCTGG TGCGCAGCGTCCGCCGCCGGCACTGCTACCCACCCACGTGGCGCCGCTGGCTCTTCTACCTGTGCCCGGGCAGCCTCATTGCCGGCAGTGCCATCCTACTCTATGCTTTCGTGGAGACCCGAGACAACTACTTCTACATTCACAGCATTTGGCACATGCTCATCGCTGGCAGTGTGGGCTTCTTGCTGCCCCCTCGTGCCAAGACTGACCACCGGGTCCCATCTGGAGCCCGGGCCCGGGGCTGCGGTTACCAGCTGTGCATCAATGAGCAGGAGGAGCTGGGTCTTGTGGGCCCGGGAGGGGCTGCTGTCAGCAGCATCTGTGCCAGCTGAGTGGGGCTTGGGGCCTGGCCCTTGGGGAACATGA
- the TMEM8B gene encoding transmembrane protein 8B isoform X2 — MAQPLSRRLVLSQSRPWPPAPPLPRFPNGSRPRPGSQRMPRSGSQPRLPLQSQSLAWPPSPPLALFHLLSQIPAQPVSQTHSQCLLKSRAQPLPLLQSSSRPLLPSHSLPLFKPQCPAQSNPLFEPLPSSLCLPKSLPLPTPLSHTLPLSQPRVRSGLQLPPALLLLMLFSVLGPGAGGLFLTDYSTCSPRKLSPFRSFASAELFHFHVPEDTFLAVWNLIIFKEQGGTFGDHCPDQSVTVYFRSGAPPVINPLHTHFPGDTAVPGVFSLTLSWTLPNRTSGIFNVSSPLPGDWFLAAHLPQAHGHISVKGLQDECQYLLQPQLIVRRLLDVAVLVPGRPSEQTLSPHNRSALYKVFVPSFTYRVSAQLVCVGGRGASTCPVTLRLRPKAPPLHNSSSMACGGASICQLELALPPWGHWVYVRVETPSRGPGRTIRFQLCVRLQECPQPSLSRALVPGAAMNMPQSLGNQPLPPEPPSFGATVEGAGATSLPEHCWPVRPTLRNELDAFSVHFYIFFGPSVALPPERPAVFALRLLPVLDSGGVLSLELQLNASSLHQENVTVFACLTHEVPLSLGDAAVTCSKESFAGFLLSVSATSRAARLRIPFPQTGTWFLTLRSLCGAGPRFVRCRNATAEVRLRTFLSPCVDDCGPYGQCKLLRTHNYLYAACECKAGWRGWGCTDSADALTYGFQLLSTLLLCLSNLMFLPPVVLAIRSRYVLEAAVYTFTMFFSTFYHACDQPGIVVFCIMDYDVLQFCDFLGSLMSVWVTVIAMARLQPVVKQVLYLLGAMLLSMALQLDRHGLWNLLGPSLFALGILATAWCAASAAGTATHPRGAAGSSTCARAASLPAVPSYSMLSWRPETTTSTFTAFGTCSSLAVWASCCPLVPRLTTGSHLEPGPGAAVTSCASMSRRSWVLWAREGLLSAASVPAEWGLGPGPWGT; from the exons ATGGCCCAGCCCTTGTCCCGGCGCCTCGTCCTATCCCAATCCAGACCttggcccccggccccgcccttGCCCCGCTTCCCAAATGGGTCCCGGCCCAGGCCTGGGTCCCAGCGAATGCCCAGATCCGGGTCCCAACCCAGGCTCCCCCTCCAGTCCCAGTCCCTGGCCTGGCCCCCATCCCCGCCTCTGGCCTTGTTCCACCTCCTGTCACAAATCCCAGCGCAACCCGTATCTCAAACCCATTCCCAGTGTTTGCTTAAGTCCCGGGCCCAACCCCTGCCCTTGCTCCAGTCCTCATCACGGCCCCTTCTTCCATCCCATTCGCTTCCCTTGTTTAAGCCCCAGTGTCCAGCCCAGTCCAACCCATTATTTGAGCCTTTGCCCTCATCTCTGTGTTTACCCAAGTCTCTCCCACTACCCACCCCTCTCTCTCATaccctgcccctctcccagcctcgAGTCAGGTCTGGGCTCCAGCTGCCGCCAGCCCTGTTGCTGCTCATGCTCTTCTCTGTCCTTGGCCCAGGGGCTG GAGGCCTCTTCCTGACCGACTACTCCACCTGCTCACCCCGCAAGCTGAGTCCCTTCCGTTCCTTTGCCAGCGCTGAGCTCTTCCACTTCCACGTTCCTGAGGATACGTTCCTGGCTGTTTGGAACCTCATCATCTTCAAGGAGCAGGGGGGGACCTTTGGGGACCACTGCCCAGACCAAAGTGTGACTGT GTATTTCCGGTCTGGTGCACCCCCTGTCATCAATCCTCTGCACACACACTTCCCAGGGGACACGGCTGTGCCTGGGGTTTTCTCACTGACTCTCAGCTGGACGCTGCCCAACCGCACCTCGGGCATCTTTAACGTCAGCAGCCCCTTACCTGGGGACTGGTTCTTGGCTGCCCACCTTCCCCAGGCCCACGGCCACATCTCTGTCAAG GGTCTCCAGGATGAGTGTCAGTACCTGCTTCAGCCGCAGCTGATTGTCCGTCGTTTGCTGGACGTCGCCGTGCTGGTGCCTGGCCGTCCCTCAGAGCAAACCCTCTCTCCCCACAACCGCTCAGCCCTGTACAA GGTCTTTGTGCCCAGCTTCACTTACAGGGTTTCAGCACAGCTGGTGTGCGTGGGGGGCCGTGGGGCATCCACCTGCCCCGTGACACTGCGCCTACGTCCCAAGGCCCCACCCCTGCACAACTCAAGCTCTATGGCCTGTGGCGGTGCCTCCATATGTCAGCTGGAGCTGGCACTGCCCCCCTGGGGGCACTGGGTCTACGTGCGTGTGGAGACACCATCCCGGGGCCCTGGCAGGACCATCCGCTTCCAGCTGTGTGTGCGGTTGCAAG AGTGCCCGCAGCCCAGCCTGTCCCGTGCCCTGGTCCCCGGAGCTGCCATGAACATGCCCCAGTCCCTGGGCAACCAGCCACTGCCCCCAGAGCCGCCATCCTTTGGGGCCACTGTGGAGGGGGCTGGGGCCACATCTCTGCCCGAGCACTGCTGGCCAGTGCGCCCGACGCTGCGCAATGAGCTGGATGCCTTCTCCGTTCACTTCTACATCTTCTTTGGCCCCAGTGTGGCCCTGCCCCCTGAGAGGCCTGCCGTGTTCGCCCTGAGGTTGCTGCCAGTGCTGGACAGCGGAGGCGTCCTCAGCCTGGAGCTCCAGCTTAATGCG AGCTCCCTGCACCAGGAAAACGTGACAGTGTTTGCATGCCTGACTCACGAGGTGCCCTTGAGCCTGGGGGATGCAGCAGTGACCTGTTCCAAAG AGTCCTTCGCCGGCTTCCTCCTTTCGGTCAGTGCCACCTCCAGGGCGGCCAGGCTGCGGATTCCCTTCCCGCAGACGGGGACCTGGTTCCTGACCCTCCGCTCGCTGTGCGGGGCGGGGCCTCG GTTCGTGCGGTGCCGGAACGCGACGGCCGAGGTGCGGCTGCGCACCTTCCTGTCCCCGTGCGTGGACGACTGCGGGCCCTACGGCCAGTGCAAGCTGCTGCGCACGCACAACTACCTGTACGCGGCCTGCGAGTGCAAGGCCG GGTGGCGGGGCTGGGGCTGCACCGACAGTGCCGATGCTCTCACCTACGGATTCCAGCTGCTGTCCACACTTCTGCTCTGCCTGAGCAACCTCATGTTTTTGCCGCCTGTGGTCCTGGCCATTCGGAGCCGATATGTGCTGGAAGCTGCTGTCTACACCTTCACCATGTTCTTCTCCACG TTCTATCATGCCTGTGACCAGCCAGGCATTGTGGTTTTCTGCATCATGGACTATGACGTGCTGCAGTTCTGTGATTTCTTGGGCTCCTTAATGTCCGTGTGGGTCACTGTCATTGCCATGGCTCGTTTACAGCCTGTGGTCAAGCAG GTGCTGTATTTGCTGGGGGCTATGCTGCTGTCCATGGCTCTGCAGCTTGACCGGCATGGACTCTGGAACCTGCTTGGACCCAGTCTATTCGCCTTGGGGATCTTGGCTACAGCCTGG TGCGCAGCGTCCGCCGCCGGCACTGCTACCCACCCACGTGGCGCCGCTGGCTCTTCTACCTGTGCCCGGGCAGCCTCATTGCCGGCAGTGCCATCCTACTCTATGCTTTCGTGGAGACCCGAGACAACTACTTCTACATTCACAGCATTTGGCACATGCTCATCGCTGGCAGTGTGGGCTTCTTGCTGCCCCCTCGTGCCAAGACTGACCACCGGGTCCCATCTGGAGCCCGGGCCCGGGGCTGCGGTTACCAGCTGTGCATCAATGAGCAGGAGGAGCTGGGTCTTGTGGGCCCGGGAGGGGCTGCTGTCAGCAGCATCTGTGCCAGCTGAGTGGGGCTTGGGGCCTGGCCCTTGGGGAACATGA
- the TMEM8B gene encoding transmembrane protein 8B isoform X6, with product MACGGASICQLELALPPWGHWVYVRVETPSRGPGRTIRFQLCVRLQECPQPSLSRALVPGAAMNMPQSLGNQPLPPEPPSFGATVEGAGATSLPEHCWPVRPTLRNELDAFSVHFYIFFGPSVALPPERPAVFALRLLPVLDSGGVLSLELQLNASSLHQENVTVFACLTHEVPLSLGDAAVTCSKESFAGFLLSVSATSRAARLRIPFPQTGTWFLTLRSLCGAGPRFVRCRNATAEVRLRTFLSPCVDDCGPYGQCKLLRTHNYLYAACECKAGWRGWGCTDSADALTYGFQLLSTLLLCLSNLMFLPPVVLAIRSRYVLEAAVYTFTMFFSTFYHACDQPGIVVFCIMDYDVLQFCDFLGSLMSVWVTVIAMARLQPVVKQVLYLLGAMLLSMALQLDRHGLWNLLGPSLFALGILATAWCAASAAGTATHPRGAAGSSTCARAASLPAVPSYSMLSWRPETTTSTFTAFGTCSSLAVWASCCPLVPRLTTGSHLEPGPGAAVTSCASMSRRSWVLWAREGLLSAASVPAEWGLGPGPWGT from the exons ATGGCCTGTGGCGGTGCCTCCATATGTCAGCTGGAGCTGGCACTGCCCCCCTGGGGGCACTGGGTCTACGTGCGTGTGGAGACACCATCCCGGGGCCCTGGCAGGACCATCCGCTTCCAGCTGTGTGTGCGGTTGCAAG AGTGCCCGCAGCCCAGCCTGTCCCGTGCCCTGGTCCCCGGAGCTGCCATGAACATGCCCCAGTCCCTGGGCAACCAGCCACTGCCCCCAGAGCCGCCATCCTTTGGGGCCACTGTGGAGGGGGCTGGGGCCACATCTCTGCCCGAGCACTGCTGGCCAGTGCGCCCGACGCTGCGCAATGAGCTGGATGCCTTCTCCGTTCACTTCTACATCTTCTTTGGCCCCAGTGTGGCCCTGCCCCCTGAGAGGCCTGCCGTGTTCGCCCTGAGGTTGCTGCCAGTGCTGGACAGCGGAGGCGTCCTCAGCCTGGAGCTCCAGCTTAATGCG AGCTCCCTGCACCAGGAAAACGTGACAGTGTTTGCATGCCTGACTCACGAGGTGCCCTTGAGCCTGGGGGATGCAGCAGTGACCTGTTCCAAAG AGTCCTTCGCCGGCTTCCTCCTTTCGGTCAGTGCCACCTCCAGGGCGGCCAGGCTGCGGATTCCCTTCCCGCAGACGGGGACCTGGTTCCTGACCCTCCGCTCGCTGTGCGGGGCGGGGCCTCG GTTCGTGCGGTGCCGGAACGCGACGGCCGAGGTGCGGCTGCGCACCTTCCTGTCCCCGTGCGTGGACGACTGCGGGCCCTACGGCCAGTGCAAGCTGCTGCGCACGCACAACTACCTGTACGCGGCCTGCGAGTGCAAGGCCG GGTGGCGGGGCTGGGGCTGCACCGACAGTGCCGATGCTCTCACCTACGGATTCCAGCTGCTGTCCACACTTCTGCTCTGCCTGAGCAACCTCATGTTTTTGCCGCCTGTGGTCCTGGCCATTCGGAGCCGATATGTGCTGGAAGCTGCTGTCTACACCTTCACCATGTTCTTCTCCACG TTCTATCATGCCTGTGACCAGCCAGGCATTGTGGTTTTCTGCATCATGGACTATGACGTGCTGCAGTTCTGTGATTTCTTGGGCTCCTTAATGTCCGTGTGGGTCACTGTCATTGCCATGGCTCGTTTACAGCCTGTGGTCAAGCAG GTGCTGTATTTGCTGGGGGCTATGCTGCTGTCCATGGCTCTGCAGCTTGACCGGCATGGACTCTGGAACCTGCTTGGACCCAGTCTATTCGCCTTGGGGATCTTGGCTACAGCCTGG TGCGCAGCGTCCGCCGCCGGCACTGCTACCCACCCACGTGGCGCCGCTGGCTCTTCTACCTGTGCCCGGGCAGCCTCATTGCCGGCAGTGCCATCCTACTCTATGCTTTCGTGGAGACCCGAGACAACTACTTCTACATTCACAGCATTTGGCACATGCTCATCGCTGGCAGTGTGGGCTTCTTGCTGCCCCCTCGTGCCAAGACTGACCACCGGGTCCCATCTGGAGCCCGGGCCCGGGGCTGCGGTTACCAGCTGTGCATCAATGAGCAGGAGGAGCTGGGTCTTGTGGGCCCGGGAGGGGCTGCTGTCAGCAGCATCTGTGCCAGCTGAGTGGGGCTTGGGGCCTGGCCCTTGGGGAACATGA
- the TMEM8B gene encoding transmembrane protein 8B isoform X5, with protein MACGGASICQLELALPPWGHWVYVRVETPSRGPGRTIRFQLCVRLQECPQPSLSRALVPGAAMNMPQSLGNQPLPPEPPSFGATVEGAGATSLPEHCWPVRPTLRNELDAFSVHFYIFFGPSVALPPERPAVFALRLLPVLDSGGVLSLELQLNASSLHQENVTVFACLTHEVPLSLGDAAVTCSKESFAGFLLSVSATSRAARLRIPFPQTGTWFLTLRSLCGAGPRFVRCRNATAEVRLRTFLSPCVDDCGPYGQCKLLRTHNYLYAACECKAGWRGWGCTDSADALTYGFQLLSTLLLCLSNLMFLPPVVLAIRSRYVLEAAVYTFTMFFSTFYHACDQPGIVVFCIMDYDVLQFCDFLGSLMSVWVTVIAMARLQPVVKQVLYLLGAMLLSMALQLDRHGLWNLLGPSLFALGILATAWTVRSVRRRHCYPPTWRRWLFYLCPGSLIAGSAILLYAFVETRDNYFYIHSIWHMLIAGSVGFLLPPRAKTDHRVPSGARARGCGYQLCINEQEELGLVGPGGAAVSSICAS; from the exons ATGGCCTGTGGCGGTGCCTCCATATGTCAGCTGGAGCTGGCACTGCCCCCCTGGGGGCACTGGGTCTACGTGCGTGTGGAGACACCATCCCGGGGCCCTGGCAGGACCATCCGCTTCCAGCTGTGTGTGCGGTTGCAAG AGTGCCCGCAGCCCAGCCTGTCCCGTGCCCTGGTCCCCGGAGCTGCCATGAACATGCCCCAGTCCCTGGGCAACCAGCCACTGCCCCCAGAGCCGCCATCCTTTGGGGCCACTGTGGAGGGGGCTGGGGCCACATCTCTGCCCGAGCACTGCTGGCCAGTGCGCCCGACGCTGCGCAATGAGCTGGATGCCTTCTCCGTTCACTTCTACATCTTCTTTGGCCCCAGTGTGGCCCTGCCCCCTGAGAGGCCTGCCGTGTTCGCCCTGAGGTTGCTGCCAGTGCTGGACAGCGGAGGCGTCCTCAGCCTGGAGCTCCAGCTTAATGCG AGCTCCCTGCACCAGGAAAACGTGACAGTGTTTGCATGCCTGACTCACGAGGTGCCCTTGAGCCTGGGGGATGCAGCAGTGACCTGTTCCAAAG AGTCCTTCGCCGGCTTCCTCCTTTCGGTCAGTGCCACCTCCAGGGCGGCCAGGCTGCGGATTCCCTTCCCGCAGACGGGGACCTGGTTCCTGACCCTCCGCTCGCTGTGCGGGGCGGGGCCTCG GTTCGTGCGGTGCCGGAACGCGACGGCCGAGGTGCGGCTGCGCACCTTCCTGTCCCCGTGCGTGGACGACTGCGGGCCCTACGGCCAGTGCAAGCTGCTGCGCACGCACAACTACCTGTACGCGGCCTGCGAGTGCAAGGCCG GGTGGCGGGGCTGGGGCTGCACCGACAGTGCCGATGCTCTCACCTACGGATTCCAGCTGCTGTCCACACTTCTGCTCTGCCTGAGCAACCTCATGTTTTTGCCGCCTGTGGTCCTGGCCATTCGGAGCCGATATGTGCTGGAAGCTGCTGTCTACACCTTCACCATGTTCTTCTCCACG TTCTATCATGCCTGTGACCAGCCAGGCATTGTGGTTTTCTGCATCATGGACTATGACGTGCTGCAGTTCTGTGATTTCTTGGGCTCCTTAATGTCCGTGTGGGTCACTGTCATTGCCATGGCTCGTTTACAGCCTGTGGTCAAGCAG GTGCTGTATTTGCTGGGGGCTATGCTGCTGTCCATGGCTCTGCAGCTTGACCGGCATGGACTCTGGAACCTGCTTGGACCCAGTCTATTCGCCTTGGGGATCTTGGCTACAGCCTGG ACAGTGCGCAGCGTCCGCCGCCGGCACTGCTACCCACCCACGTGGCGCCGCTGGCTCTTCTACCTGTGCCCGGGCAGCCTCATTGCCGGCAGTGCCATCCTACTCTATGCTTTCGTGGAGACCCGAGACAACTACTTCTACATTCACAGCATTTGGCACATGCTCATCGCTGGCAGTGTGGGCTTCTTGCTGCCCCCTCGTGCCAAGACTGACCACCGGGTCCCATCTGGAGCCCGGGCCCGGGGCTGCGGTTACCAGCTGTGCATCAATGAGCAGGAGGAGCTGGGTCTTGTGGGCCCGGGAGGGGCTGCTGTCAGCAGCATCTGTGCCAGCTGA
- the TMEM8B gene encoding transmembrane protein 8B isoform X4, which produces MLFSVLGPGAGGLFLTDYSTCSPRKLSPFRSFASAELFHFHVPEDTFLAVWNLIIFKEQGGTFGDHCPDQSVTVYFRSGAPPVINPLHTHFPGDTAVPGVFSLTLSWTLPNRTSGIFNVSSPLPGDWFLAAHLPQAHGHISVKGLQDECQYLLQPQLIVRRLLDVAVLVPGRPSEQTLSPHNRSALYKVFVPSFTYRVSAQLVCVGGRGASTCPVTLRLRPKAPPLHNSSSMACGGASICQLELALPPWGHWVYVRVETPSRGPGRTIRFQLCVRLQECPQPSLSRALVPGAAMNMPQSLGNQPLPPEPPSFGATVEGAGATSLPEHCWPVRPTLRNELDAFSVHFYIFFGPSVALPPERPAVFALRLLPVLDSGGVLSLELQLNASSLHQENVTVFACLTHEVPLSLGDAAVTCSKESFAGFLLSVSATSRAARLRIPFPQTGTWFLTLRSLCGAGPRFVRCRNATAEVRLRTFLSPCVDDCGPYGQCKLLRTHNYLYAACECKAGWRGWGCTDSADALTYGFQLLSTLLLCLSNLMFLPPVVLAIRSRYVLEAAVYTFTMFFSTFYHACDQPGIVVFCIMDYDVLQFCDFLGSLMSVWVTVIAMARLQPVVKQVLYLLGAMLLSMALQLDRHGLWNLLGPSLFALGILATAWTVRSVRRRHCYPPTWRRWLFYLCPGSLIAGSAILLYAFVETRDNYFYIHSIWHMLIAGSVGFLLPPRAKTDHRVPSGARARGCGYQLCINEQEELGLVGPGGAAVSSICAS; this is translated from the exons ATGCTCTTCTCTGTCCTTGGCCCAGGGGCTG GAGGCCTCTTCCTGACCGACTACTCCACCTGCTCACCCCGCAAGCTGAGTCCCTTCCGTTCCTTTGCCAGCGCTGAGCTCTTCCACTTCCACGTTCCTGAGGATACGTTCCTGGCTGTTTGGAACCTCATCATCTTCAAGGAGCAGGGGGGGACCTTTGGGGACCACTGCCCAGACCAAAGTGTGACTGT GTATTTCCGGTCTGGTGCACCCCCTGTCATCAATCCTCTGCACACACACTTCCCAGGGGACACGGCTGTGCCTGGGGTTTTCTCACTGACTCTCAGCTGGACGCTGCCCAACCGCACCTCGGGCATCTTTAACGTCAGCAGCCCCTTACCTGGGGACTGGTTCTTGGCTGCCCACCTTCCCCAGGCCCACGGCCACATCTCTGTCAAG GGTCTCCAGGATGAGTGTCAGTACCTGCTTCAGCCGCAGCTGATTGTCCGTCGTTTGCTGGACGTCGCCGTGCTGGTGCCTGGCCGTCCCTCAGAGCAAACCCTCTCTCCCCACAACCGCTCAGCCCTGTACAA GGTCTTTGTGCCCAGCTTCACTTACAGGGTTTCAGCACAGCTGGTGTGCGTGGGGGGCCGTGGGGCATCCACCTGCCCCGTGACACTGCGCCTACGTCCCAAGGCCCCACCCCTGCACAACTCAAGCTCTATGGCCTGTGGCGGTGCCTCCATATGTCAGCTGGAGCTGGCACTGCCCCCCTGGGGGCACTGGGTCTACGTGCGTGTGGAGACACCATCCCGGGGCCCTGGCAGGACCATCCGCTTCCAGCTGTGTGTGCGGTTGCAAG AGTGCCCGCAGCCCAGCCTGTCCCGTGCCCTGGTCCCCGGAGCTGCCATGAACATGCCCCAGTCCCTGGGCAACCAGCCACTGCCCCCAGAGCCGCCATCCTTTGGGGCCACTGTGGAGGGGGCTGGGGCCACATCTCTGCCCGAGCACTGCTGGCCAGTGCGCCCGACGCTGCGCAATGAGCTGGATGCCTTCTCCGTTCACTTCTACATCTTCTTTGGCCCCAGTGTGGCCCTGCCCCCTGAGAGGCCTGCCGTGTTCGCCCTGAGGTTGCTGCCAGTGCTGGACAGCGGAGGCGTCCTCAGCCTGGAGCTCCAGCTTAATGCG AGCTCCCTGCACCAGGAAAACGTGACAGTGTTTGCATGCCTGACTCACGAGGTGCCCTTGAGCCTGGGGGATGCAGCAGTGACCTGTTCCAAAG AGTCCTTCGCCGGCTTCCTCCTTTCGGTCAGTGCCACCTCCAGGGCGGCCAGGCTGCGGATTCCCTTCCCGCAGACGGGGACCTGGTTCCTGACCCTCCGCTCGCTGTGCGGGGCGGGGCCTCG GTTCGTGCGGTGCCGGAACGCGACGGCCGAGGTGCGGCTGCGCACCTTCCTGTCCCCGTGCGTGGACGACTGCGGGCCCTACGGCCAGTGCAAGCTGCTGCGCACGCACAACTACCTGTACGCGGCCTGCGAGTGCAAGGCCG GGTGGCGGGGCTGGGGCTGCACCGACAGTGCCGATGCTCTCACCTACGGATTCCAGCTGCTGTCCACACTTCTGCTCTGCCTGAGCAACCTCATGTTTTTGCCGCCTGTGGTCCTGGCCATTCGGAGCCGATATGTGCTGGAAGCTGCTGTCTACACCTTCACCATGTTCTTCTCCACG TTCTATCATGCCTGTGACCAGCCAGGCATTGTGGTTTTCTGCATCATGGACTATGACGTGCTGCAGTTCTGTGATTTCTTGGGCTCCTTAATGTCCGTGTGGGTCACTGTCATTGCCATGGCTCGTTTACAGCCTGTGGTCAAGCAG GTGCTGTATTTGCTGGGGGCTATGCTGCTGTCCATGGCTCTGCAGCTTGACCGGCATGGACTCTGGAACCTGCTTGGACCCAGTCTATTCGCCTTGGGGATCTTGGCTACAGCCTGG ACAGTGCGCAGCGTCCGCCGCCGGCACTGCTACCCACCCACGTGGCGCCGCTGGCTCTTCTACCTGTGCCCGGGCAGCCTCATTGCCGGCAGTGCCATCCTACTCTATGCTTTCGTGGAGACCCGAGACAACTACTTCTACATTCACAGCATTTGGCACATGCTCATCGCTGGCAGTGTGGGCTTCTTGCTGCCCCCTCGTGCCAAGACTGACCACCGGGTCCCATCTGGAGCCCGGGCCCGGGGCTGCGGTTACCAGCTGTGCATCAATGAGCAGGAGGAGCTGGGTCTTGTGGGCCCGGGAGGGGCTGCTGTCAGCAGCATCTGTGCCAGCTGA